The window TATCAACAATACTAAATTATAACGGGCCTTTCTCAGAAAAGAGGCCCGGGGAACTCACAATAGACCAGTTAATTATGGTTTACTCCCGGATATAGTGCTGTTGCCAACATTTCCGGTACTCTTGCTCAATATATTATTCAGCGCGGTTGCTGTAAAGAACTGTGATGTATCTCCTACTGTGGGTACATTTTGAGGTATCATTATAAGAGATCCCTTTCCTTCAAGCCCGATCTGGTATACTATATCCATCCATCTCAGCTGGAAGGCTGTTGGATTGTTTGCATACTGTTTGGCTGCATCAACCATTTTACCGGCTGCCTCTACCTCTGCCAGTGCAAGTGTTACCCTGGACCTTCTTTCCCTCTCAGCAGCAGCCTGCCTGGACATTGCGTCCTGCAGTGTCTGCGGTACAAGGACATCCCTGATTTCCACGGATGAGACCTTCACTCCCCAGTGCTCTGTTTTCTCATCAATTATCTGCCTTGCCGCCTCACCTATTTTCTCCCTCTCTGACAGTATTTCATCGAAAGATGATTTTCCCAGGACCTCCCTCAATGTTGTCTGTGCTGCAAGCTGTGTTGCTGCTGCATAATTCTCAACATTAAGCACTGCCTTGTCCGGGTCGATTATCTGGAAATACATAACTGCATCAACATTTACCGGAACGTTATCCTGTGTAAATGTAGACTCTGTCTTAAACGCAACCGCCTGTATTCTCGTTGATAAAACTACTGTAATCTTACTTATAATTGGCGTCACATAAACAATTCCAGGCCCCTTCAATCCCGTGTATCTTCCAAGTGTTAAAACCGGTGCCCTCTGCCATTCCTTTAATATATGTATACCAGAGAGTATAACTGCAACAATTATTATCAGGACAAGAATTAATATCACTTCTCCCACATCTATAGCTACCATACTATAACAACGAGAAGTTCTATTTAAATATTTTTAATAAACCATTTAAACTATAATACTTTCATGGCAGAAAAAACAATTTTAAATCGTTAATCAACGAATTATCTAACGTGAATTTTTATATATTTCCTAATACTATCCACTTATGTCTGGAATAGTTAGTTACGGTTCATATGTTCCTGTATACAGAATTAAACCCGAGGAAATTGCCAGAATATGGGGCGATGATCCGGAAAAAATGAAAAACAATCTCTTTATACTGAGCAAATCAGTGCCTGCACCGGATGAGGACGTTGCCACAATTTCTGTGGAGGCGGCAAGGAATGCCCTGAAGCGAAAAAAGATAAATCCTCATGATATTGGTGCCATTTATGTCGGATCAGAATCCCATCCGTACGCTGTAAAACCCACAGCAACGGTTGTTGCAGCCGCTATAGGGATGCCGCTGGAATATTTCGCTGCTGATTATGAATTTGCCTGCAAGGCCGGTACCGCAGGAATGCAGAATGTAAAGGCAATGGTTGATGCCAATTATATAAAATACGGATTTGCCATAGGGTCAGACACATCACAGGGTGCCCCGGGAGATGCCCTTGAATACAGCGCATCAGCAGGAGGTACAGCCATGCTTATTGGCAAGGATGATGTTATTGCAGAAATCAACGATACTTTATCTGTATCAACCGATACACCTGATTTCTGGAGAAGAGAAGGAGAGCCATATCCAAGGCACGGTGAAAGATTTACCGGCGAACCTGGTTATTTCAAACATGTTGTTGCTGCGGCAAAGGCCATGATGTCAAGAATGGGGACAAAGAGCAGTGACTATGATTACGTTGTTTTCCACCAGCCCAATGGGAAATTCCCAACAAGGGTTGCAAAAATGCTGAGTTTCACTGAAGATCAGTATAAAACCGGGTTGCTTACGCCGTATATAGGAAACACATATTCCGGGTCAACCATGACCGGGCTTTCAGCAATACTTGATGAGGCAAAGCCAGGGGATAGAATACTGGCAGTCTCCTTCGGTTCCGGGGCAGGTTCTGACGCTTTTGATATAACCATAACGGAGAACATGAAAACCTATAAGCGGGAAAACGCACCTGGTGTGAGAAAGATGATAGAGAATGTTACATTTATTGATTATGCAATATACACAAAGTTCAGAAAAATAATTGTTATGGGTGAAAGTCTTGAGTAATGAGGTATATATTATTGGAGCCGGAGAAACAAAATTCGGTGAGTTGTGGGATAAGTCTCTGAGAAACCTGGCTGTTGAGGCAGGATTGAAGGCAGTTGAAAATGCGGGCATATACTCAAAGGATGTGGATGCCATTTACGGTGCCAATTCACTGGCAGGCATTATAAATAAACAGGAAAATATTGGTGCATTGATAGCAGATTTTTCCGGTCTTTCAGCTGATGGAATCCCATCGTTGAGGGTCGAGTCGTCCACAGCTTCGGGAGCAGCTGCCCTGCGGGATGCATACCTTTCTATAAAATCTGAGGAGTATGATGTGGTGATTGTAGGAGGAGTTGAAAAAATGACAGATATCCATGGCAGCGACATACTTGAAAAATCATCCTCCATACTTGATCGTGAATGGGAGGCCTTTTTTGGTGCCACACCTGCTGCCATGGCCGCACTGATAGCCAGAAAGTATATGCATGATTTTAATGTTGATAAGGAAGCATTATCAATGTTTTCCGTTAATGACCATCTGAACGGGTCTAGAAATCCGGATGCACAGTTCAGGAACAAACTGACACTGCAGCAGGCCATGAACGCAACCGCCGTGGCAGACCCGCTTAATATGATGGACTGTTCCCCCCTGAGCGACGGCGCTGCAGCAGTGGTTCTTGCCTCGGAAAATTATATGAAGAAAAATAAAAAGGAGGGAGTGCACATACTGAGTTCAGCAGTGGCAGAGGACTATCTATCTGTTGGATCAAGGCAGTCAATATATACGCTCACATCCACAAAACTCGCAGCTGAAAAGGCATTCAGGAAGGCAGGCATAAAGAGGGATGACATCTCATTCATGGAGGTGCATGATTCATTTTCAATATACGGGCTACTAGAACTTGAAGACCTGGGATTTGCAGAAAAGGGTAAGGCCAGCAAAATGGTATACGATGATATTAAACTTGAAGGGCGCCTCCCTGTAAACCCATCTGGTGGACTTAAGGCAAAGGGAGACCCTTATGGTGCAGTTGGAGTCGGGCAGGCAGTTGATGCTTACCGCCAGTTAACAGGAAAGGCGGGGGACAATCAGATAAAGGACGCAAGATATGGATTGCTGCATAACATGGCAGGCACCGGTGCCTCATCAATAATTCATATATTGGGTGAATAAAAATGACGGAACTATCAAGAATATGGAGGGAAACTGAATATAGGTATAATCTTATAGGGTATAAATGTAAAAACTGTGGGAATTCATATTTTCCACCCAGGGACGTATGCCCGAAATGCCATAGAGAATCCATAGGAAAAATGGAAAAGGTAAAATTCAGCGGCAATGGGGAGGTAATATCATACACAGTTGTGCATGATGCACCACCATCCTTTAAAAGGCAGGTTCCCTATGTACTGGCACTTATAAAGCTTTCAGAAGGGCCAGTTATAACTGCCCAGATAGTTGATTCGCCTGAAGAAAATATCGATATCGGCACAAAGGTGCATATGGTATTCAGGAAAATAAGGCAGGATGGCGATAGCGGAATAATTGAGTATGGCTATAAGTTCGCAGTTAACTGATTGCCAAAAAATTTATAAATTTTGAATAATTTTCAAAGAAATAAAAAACACTTTTAACCATGTTGCAATTAATATTTTATGAAAATGATAATAGCACATACACCTGACCCAGATGATGCATTTATGTTTTATGCCATGTTCGAACACAAAATAGAAACCTCCTTCGAATATGAACAGGTAGTGAAAGATATAGAAACACTTAATAAGGAATCAATAGACGGAAAATATGATGTAACCGCAATATCTGCGAATGGATACATGCATGTTTCTGATATATATGATCTGACAACGTCTGGAGCAAGTTTTGGCTTATCTTACGGTCCTCTGGTAATAGCCAAAAAGAATATTGATTTAAAGGGAAAGGTAATTGCCACTCCTGGAAGATACACATCAGCTGAACTTCTATACAGAATGTTCGCACCTGAAGCAGGCGAATACAAGGAAATAAGATTCGACAGGATCGTTAATGCTATAATGAATGATGAGGTAGATGCAGGAATTCTTATACACGATGAACAGCTCACATTCCAGGAGAAAGGCCTGGTTCCAGTACTGAAACTTTACGATGAGTGGAAGAAATACGCAGGAGACCTTCCCATACCACTAGGATTCAATGCGATCAGAAAAAATATGCCCCTTGAAAATAAACTGAAATATAAAAAGGATTTCGAAAATTCAATAAAATATGCACAGGAACATCAGGATGACGCCGTGAAATATGCTATGAAATATTCAAGGTATGATGATTTCGAACTGGAAAAGAGGTTTATATTAATGTACGTCAATTCCCTTTCTGTAGACTTCGGGGATAAGGGCAGGGAGGCATTGACTCTCTACTATAAGAGGGCGGCAGACAGGAATATTGTGAAGCCATTTACACCCACCATAGTTTAATTTTTCATAATTGCGTTATTATGACTAAAAATTCATAGATATGATACTTTATTAATTTCTTTATTTATCAGTATAAAATTACCTTTAAATATGACTTTGTAATTTATAAAAGATAAACATGTTCAACATATCATATCCGGTATGGGATAGTGCAATGTTCGCTTATACAATATCCTCGCACATACTGCTTGTGTCCCTTAGTATGGGACTGGCAATTATGGTCACAATTGCAGAATTCCTTGCACTGAAAAAGAAGGATAAGTATTATGATACGCTGGCATATAAACTTTCAAAGGCCCTGGTTATTTTCTTTGCCGTGGGTACAGCCTCAGGAACAGTAATGGCAATGGAGTTGTTCCTGTTCTGGCCAGCGTTTATGAAGCTTGTTGGTGAAGTTGCCATGGGGCCATTCTATGTGGAGGTATTTTCATTCCTTCTTGAGGCCATAGCCCTTCCAATGTACGTATACTTCTGGAAGGACTTCAAGAATAGATGGGAGCACTGGGGTTTAAGCCTTGCAGTGACTATAGGAACCTACCTCTCTGCTTTCACTGTTACAGAAATAAATGCGTGGATGAACACACCTAATGGATTCAACGTGGAGAAATTTGTAACAACAGGAGCTGTTACAAACGTGAACCCATTTGCACCCTTCATAACAGCGTCCACTGCAGCAGAAGAACTTCATATGTCCGGAGCAGTTTATTATGCCGGAATTGCTATGATACTGGGTTATCTTATATATAAATACATGAAGACAAACAACATGCCAGAAAAAATGATTTACAGAAGAGGCATAAATATAGCCGCAGTTTTCATGATACTCGATATTATATATCTGGGCATAACAGGATCCAACGAGCTGTCCACATTAATGGTTATAGAGCCAATAAAATACACTGCGCTGGAGCTTGACTTACACGCAACTGTAGGAACATCCTTTGCTACAATGGCACCCGAGCACATATTTGGAATACTGATAAACCATAAACTGGCATATGCGCCATCACTTCCTTATGCCCAATCACTGCTCGCCTTTCCATTGACATTCGGCAAGGGAAGCATTCCTGGACTAATTCCGTTAACCACGTATAAAGGGGTTACTGATTACGGTGTATGGCCACCATACGCTGTTCACGACACACTGGATATCATGGTAGGATTTGGTGTTTTGATGGGCTTCTACTGGCTTTATGTTGTAGTACAGTACTTCAGGAAAAAAGATCCGTTGAGCCACAGATTCACCCTACTTGGCGGTATGGTTGTTTCAATAATGGGTGTGCTTACAATGGAGGATGGCTGGTACACTGCTGAGGTTGGCAGGGTTCCATTCATTATTAGATCTCCTGTCCCCGGCGGCTTCGTCGTAAACGGGGTCAAGTATTATGGTACCATGACAATAGCACAGGCTGCCTCAACATCTCCAATTGTGTTCCCGCTTGGCATAGCCATTATAGCGTTCTATTTGATCATCTTCCCGGTAACCTTCTACTTTGCGGCAAAGGTTATGAAACTATCAAATGTGGAGGAAGATCTTAAGCTGGGAGAAGACGATATCAAAATGGAAGAGGAAAGAAAGAACAGAAAGGGCGTTACAGCAAAGGCAGGGATGAGGTGAATTAAATGACAAACTTACTTTATGGCATAAATTTCGACGTGCTCTTTTTAATCGTGGTAATAGCATCAATGGTTACAATGTTTGCAACCGAGCTAATGGCAGTGGTTCCCATAGCAACAAGGTTCAGGGATAATAAGATACGTGTCAACGTTCTTTCATACATCGTCCCTGTATGGGAGGTTGTAGGTACATTCTTCGTCCTGTGGCTTGTGGATATGGAAAATATAATACCAATACTGATGCCATCAATATCATATGCACTGTTTCCATTATTTGCAGTATTCATATTTTTCCTGGTTACGCGGAACTCCTTTATAATATATGCAGAATTCGTATGGCATGAGAATAAATACTTTGATGAAAGGAAGTTATATGTTATATATTCAGTGGCAACATTCATAATGGGAATTATGGCATTATCAATACTCGCTGCTATAGCGAGTGGTTACGGCGTACATCTTTATGGATTCGGAACAGAATCAGCAATAGCTTACTCGAGCAGTTATACAAACTTTGGTGTTTTCTATTCACATCTTGGGGTTATAGGGTTCATTATAGGCGCATTGATCCTGGCGAATGGAATAGGAATGGTATTCTACAGGCTTTCTGACATAAAAACCGCCCTTGGCAGATTCATGCCCCTGATACTGGTTATAATAGGGCTGGCAATATTTATGCCATCCTATTATTCTATCACATCAAAGGACTATACAGTTAATTCGTCCCTGATAATAATACCCATAATACTGGCTTTAATCATACCAATACTCTATGCATTCAGGCAGACAACCTATATCGCTTCATATAAGCCATTCGTTATACTTGTTACAATAATATCACTAACTTTCATTGAATTGAGGGAATACCCATACGTATTCGGAAATGCCAATATTTCAGCCTATATACCGGCAGTAACAACTGATTCTGCTATGGAGTACCTGGCTTTTATAATCTCCGTTGTGGGCGGAATATGGCTGGTTCTGATGATGATATATTATGGTTATGTATCAAATCACAGAATTGCTGGGCTTATACCGAAACGCCCGGATGAAAATAAAAATCCCGCGCCAAAGCAATAAATATAAATTTTATATACTTTTTTAAACTGTAGATGCAAGGGGCTGTGGGGTAGCTTGGTATCCTACGGGCTTTGGGAGCCTGAGACTCCGATTCAAATTCGGGCAGCCCCATTATTCAATATTATAATATCTTATAAGATTAATATACAATAAAATAATAATCAAATACCGCGATGATGATATTTATACAAAAATGAAAAAATGATTAATGACGGGCAAGCTGAGCGGTTAAAAATTTCACTCTTTTTTATAAAATGAGGTTACCTCTATTCTGTTGCCTTCATGATCGTAGAGATATAACTTGTCGCCCTCATCGGTGGTTTTCATGTGATGGCCATCGCAGTATGGCTTGTTCTCTGAAAGGCCACAGGCGCACAGATGCAATTCTTTATCTCCAACTTTTATCATATACGGCTTGTTTCTTTCATGCATTACTATTCTGGACATAGTTATAATATATGGTATTACTATAAATTTTTAACGTTTTATTATCAGCTAAATATGGTACATTTAAGTATTTCCATTCAATATTTTATTATGGACAATCTTGATGAGAAGTCTATGGATATTAATTATTCCTGTATATACGGTGATACCTACGAACTTATGAAGAATGCAGGAAAGGCCATCGCACATTTCATTGAAACCACATTTTCAAAGGGAAAAGCAGTGGCTGTGGTCTGTGGAACTGGCAATAATGCCGGTGATGGAATCTGCTGTGCAGAGTTGCTCAGGGAAAATTATAAAGTTTCTGTTGCCCTCATAAAGGGTATAGCAGGGCTAAAAACCCAGGAAGCTAGAAGGGCTATTAATGACTATCAGGGCATCTATTATGGGATTTCATCCCTGGAGAACGTTATATCACAAAGTGATATTATAATAGATGCAATATTGGGAATAGGAATAAAAGGGGAACCTAGGGAACCATATAATGAGGTTATCAGCACCATAAACAGGTCTGGAAAAACTATAGTTTCTGTAGATGTGCCCTCAGGATTCCCATCAGGTCTGGCCATAAAACCTGGCTTTACTGTTACATTCACAGATGTAAAAACCGGGATGGAAAAATCAAATAGCGGGAAAATTATAGTTGCAGACATAGGTGTACCGGACGCCGTAAAAACATCTACCGGGCCGGGAGATCTTGTATATATTCCGCCGCATAATCCCATGGCACATAAGGGCATCAATGGCGTGGCAGGAATTTTTGCAGGAAACACATTTCCCGGTGCAGCTATAATGGCCTCCATGGCAGCATACAGCACCGGCCCTGACCTTGTAAAGGTATTCTCATCGAAATTAAATAGGGATATGATAGTTTCCCGGAATCCTGGACTGATGTTTTATGACGCTGATACAATTCGCAAAGAGGATATGGATGGGATCACATCCATGCTTATAGGCCCGGGAATGGGGAGAAATGACCCATCCAGGAGACTTATAAATTATGTCCTGGATAACTTTACCGGACAGGTGGTTGTAGATGCGGATGCCCTCAGGCTTCTTTCACCTGACAGGATAGCCAGAAGAAATGCAATAATTACGCCGCATAGTGCTGAATTCAGGGCATTTACGGGACTTGATCCAACAGCAGAGAATGCTATTAAAATAGCAGGCAAATATGGCATTACTGTGCTATTGAAGGGTGTAACAGATATAATAACTGATGGGAAAAATACCAAATACTCCACCGGGGGAAATGGCAGGATGGCCATGGGCGGGACCGGGGATGTCCTTGCAGGTATTGCAGCAGGCTTATTATCCAGGGGAATGCCTCCTTTCAGGGCTGCAGTGGCATCTTCATATGTAAATAAAAGGAGCGGGGAAATGTCCTATAATAAATATGGATATTATTATAGCATTACAGATGTGATAAAGAATATAAAATACGTTTTAAATAATAAAATTTAAAACCATCCTGCTATTATAATATAATGATTGGTGCCATTAAAGGACCCGTTAACATACCTGATTTATCTATATACACACTGCTTAGCAGGAATACAGAGGTAAGTGGAAGCAGGCCTGTGATGATATATTATGATAAATACATAACATACTCGCGAATTCTCTCATATGTAGATTCCATGGCATATCAGTTGGAGCACCGGCTGAATATCGGGAAGGGCGATACAGTGGGAATATTACTTGATTTTTCCCCTGAATATGTTATTTCTATTATTTCTTCCATAAAAATAGGCGCAAAGGTTCTGGTAATTGATGAAAACACGGATGAAAAGATTATAAATAATTATGTGGAGTATCATAAAATAAAGGTTCTCATAATGTGCAAAAGAATGGCTAGGCTTGCCACAGCCAGTGATGTGAAATATATTATATCAGACCCAAATGATTTCCTTACCCTCGGCAAGGCCGTAATAAGAAGAATAAAATATCGTTCAAGAGTCAGGTACAGTGAAAATATCCTGAAATTTTACGAGTTTATATATAGCGGCAAAAAATCAGATAAGTCCGAGAATCCAGAAACGTCCTGCATTATGTTTTACAGTGATAGCAGACTTATAAAATTCAGCATGAAGGATATAATTTCCTTTACTTTTATCCTCAATTACTGGATGCCCAAGATAGATGGCAGGCCGGTATTTTATTCAAACATCAGGCACTCCACTCCCCTGGGGCTGGTTTATTCAATTACACTTCCAGTATCATTTTCAGGCGCCACCGTGGTTAACCGAATCGGCGGAATACTGAAAAACAGCCCGGATTTTATTATAGGAGATAAAAAACTCTATTCTTCCATAATTGACAAACACATATACCTGAATGGTGTAAAATACTGTATAATGCCATTTAATGATGTTAAAACAGAGACAGAGTTTAATAAATTTACAGGCGTCCCACTGATAACAGGAAGATCAGATAACATAACATTAACAACCCATATGAACCCCTTCGATGATATAAGGAAAGGGTCATTCGGGATGCCCCTGAATTATGTGAAATATGACATTAATAATATTGGAGAAATGCTTGTAAAAACACCTTACATGCCAGAGATTTTTATGGATGGCAAAAAAATTTCCGAAGAATGGGTCAATACCCATATAAGGGTAAAGATAGTGGATGGTTATTTCTATTCTGTTTGAACAATATACCTTGAATTGTACCTGTACAGAAATTTTCCGAATAAAAGTGATAGAAAGAAATTGACAACAGCGTAGGATATAAAATAATAGATCAGATCATATATTCCTGTTATCCCAAGGCTGTAGGCAGTTGTTATTACAAAGAACACAAGCCAGTATGCTATCACCATGAATCTGATTTTCCCGTTCAAAGTTGTTCTGGGTATAATTTCAAAATATTTGGCAAGAAGCAGGGAGAATATAACGCCGAAAAGAAGGCCGAGTATGAATATATCACGAACCTGATATATGGTGAGTAATGTAAATAATAGGGAAAGCTTTGAGGATGATGTGGAAACGCCATAGGCTATGGCAAATTCCCCTGTAAAGATATAAATTACTATAACATTTATTATTGAGGCAATGACAAAATATAGAAATCCGGCCTTAAGACCGGCAAATATACCTTCCTTTATGGATGACATATATACTGATGCCTGTATTGGATTAATACCTTTATATCAAAAATACCATGATCATCATTAATCCTTGAAATTTTTGAGCTGGTTGATGGTATTTTTTATGTCATCTATTTTTTTCTCACGTTCATTTATTATCTCCTCAAGAATTTCATTGAAGTCCCTTGATAATTTATAACCGTGAATCGGCCTTCCCTTGCCTTCCTTCTTCATATTTCTTTTTACTATCCAGTTTTTTCTCCGCAACCACTGCATTGCAATAGATACCTCTGGCTGTCTAAGGCCTGTTTCACGCTCTATTTCCACAGATGTTATTTCACCCTTGTCTTTTATATATACAAGTGTGTATGCCACGCTTCTGGGTATGTCGGACATCATTAAATACCTGGCTAATTTGTTAACTTCTTCTGAAAGTGCCATTCCAATCGTATAATAATATTATAATGTTATATATATTTAACTATACAAAAAAAAATTAATATAATAAAAATAAAGGTTTTCCCTATACTGCCAGGCATCTCATGACTTTGCAAGTGCTTCAAGCTTGCTTATTATGGTATAAATAGCCGCCCTTCCATGGGATGGTACATTGGGATCATTTGATATGTCATCAAGCTCTGATATGACAGTGGCACACCTCAGATCCAGGCTTTCCTTGGTATCCTTCATTTTCTCCTTTGCGTCCGAAGACATCTTTCTCACATTTCTAGGTATGGAAGAATCATCCTCCAGATCATCCATCAATGCCATAACCTCATTATACAAATCTTCATCCATGGTCTCACCTCATATAAATATCCTTAATGATGGACAGTACCATCATTGTTTTGGATCTCCTTATACCCTGTATTGCATTAAGGTTATTAACTATAAACTTCTCCAGTGCAATATAGTCAGGGAATCTCACCTTTATTATCAGGTCATACTCACCGGTTACAACAAAAACCTCCTCCACATTCTTGTTTTCTCCAATAATCCTACCTATGTTGTCAACATTGTTTACATCAGCCTCTATGCCTATTAACGCCGTTATAATCTTATTATCATAATATTCCCTGAAATTTGTTATTTCTGCCTCCATTAATCAACCCTCTATGCATTCATTATTATTTCCATCCACATAATATTTTCTAAAATACATTTAATCCTTTTTTGTGGTAATTATACCGCGATTCTTTCATAGAAATAATGCACCACAGAATCTTGCAGTGAAAAACATATACAAGTTAACAATACAATGGTATGAAGAATATCAGTATGGGCAGACTGGTGCTTATAACCGGCCCCATGTTCTCTGGAAAGACATCACGGTTAATTGAGCTTCTTGAGCGGGAAATACTTGCTGGAAGGAATACACTGCTCTTCAAACCGGAAATTGACAAAAGATATGACACCACATTTGTTACAACCCACAAGGGCATGAGGCTGCCTGCTATTGTTCTTAATACAGATAATGATGCTGTAAAAAAGATGTATGAATTATCAAAAAACGTGGATGTAATAGGAATAGATGAGGCACAGTTCTGGGATCATGATTCCATACTTCCAGAAGTTGCCGACAGGATAGCCAGTGAGGATAAAATTGTCTATGTTGCAGCCCTGAATAAAAACCACACCGGGTCACCTTTTAAAACGTCAATGGAAATAATTGCACGTGCGGATCAGGTTTATTCCCTTACAGCTGTGTGTGCAAAATGTGGTGAGGATGCCACATTCACCCAGAGGGTCATGAATGGAAAAGAGGTATTCGGGGAGCAGATAAAAATCGGCGGCACTGAAAGCTATGAGCCACGATGCAGAAAATGCTTTGTATATCCGGAAGAAAATGAAATTAATAAGGCATAGGATGGGCTAGTGTGAGATCTCTATGCCGCTATCCATGCTGCCAGCAGGTATTATTAATGATCTTCTTCCGCCTTTAGAAATGAAGCTTATAATCGCTTTTATCATGCTGCTGAAACCAGTGTCCCTATAATATCCTGACGCATACCTTTCCTGCAGGTCCTTATAATTTATTTTTATTACACCGCCATTATTGTTATGCCATGTGTTTATGGACTTTAGAGGGACATCTGCTATAATCATCA of the Ferroplasma sp. genome contains:
- a CDS encoding Lrp/AsnC ligand binding domain-containing protein; its protein translation is MEAEITNFREYYDNKIITALIGIEADVNNVDNIGRIIGENKNVEEVFVVTGEYDLIIKVRFPDYIALEKFIVNNLNAIQGIRRSKTMMVLSIIKDIYMR
- a CDS encoding thymidine kinase, producing MKNISMGRLVLITGPMFSGKTSRLIELLEREILAGRNTLLFKPEIDKRYDTTFVTTHKGMRLPAIVLNTDNDAVKKMYELSKNVDVIGIDEAQFWDHDSILPEVADRIASEDKIVYVAALNKNHTGSPFKTSMEIIARADQVYSLTAVCAKCGEDATFTQRVMNGKEVFGEQIKIGGTESYEPRCRKCFVYPEENEINKA
- a CDS encoding UPF0147 family protein, translated to MDEDLYNEVMALMDDLEDDSSIPRNVRKMSSDAKEKMKDTKESLDLRCATVISELDDISNDPNVPSHGRAAIYTIISKLEALAKS
- a CDS encoding AMP-binding protein; amino-acid sequence: MIGAIKGPVNIPDLSIYTLLSRNTEVSGSRPVMIYYDKYITYSRILSYVDSMAYQLEHRLNIGKGDTVGILLDFSPEYVISIISSIKIGAKVLVIDENTDEKIINNYVEYHKIKVLIMCKRMARLATASDVKYIISDPNDFLTLGKAVIRRIKYRSRVRYSENILKFYEFIYSGKKSDKSENPETSCIMFYSDSRLIKFSMKDIISFTFILNYWMPKIDGRPVFYSNIRHSTPLGLVYSITLPVSFSGATVVNRIGGILKNSPDFIIGDKKLYSSIIDKHIYLNGVKYCIMPFNDVKTETEFNKFTGVPLITGRSDNITLTTHMNPFDDIRKGSFGMPLNYVKYDINNIGEMLVKTPYMPEIFMDGKKISEEWVNTHIRVKIVDGYFYSV
- a CDS encoding MarR family transcriptional regulator, with protein sequence MALSEEVNKLARYLMMSDIPRSVAYTLVYIKDKGEITSVEIERETGLRQPEVSIAMQWLRRKNWIVKRNMKKEGKGRPIHGYKLSRDFNEILEEIINEREKKIDDIKNTINQLKNFKD